The proteins below come from a single Oxyura jamaicensis isolate SHBP4307 breed ruddy duck chromosome 1, BPBGC_Ojam_1.0, whole genome shotgun sequence genomic window:
- the PSMG1 gene encoding proteasome assembly chaperone 1 — translation MATFFGEVVTAPSRAGVDDDEEEAAGEALEETPEDREIRRRVEEKREVTVRWALPAGEAAPGAAPEPLPCSRFVVAVGHNAAAFLSSFILDSVCWEIVGAVKLWNEWCRTSNTTNVLPTDSFCLFYRLISDPTVLLCQCSCYVAEDQQFQWLEKVFGHIRKEGLQVTILSTCPVADYKTQESTLTLPSPFLKALKTKEFKEQVCCPLLEQPNIVRDLPAAVLSYCQVWHIPAVLYQCYTDVIKLDTVTIEAFKPLLSCETLKNLVKDVSESTKSLKKLLTTNETHNNIYI, via the exons ATGGCGACCTTCTTCGGGGAGGTGGTGACGGCGCCGTCCCGGGCCGGCGTGGACGACGacgaggaggaggcggcgggggagGCCCTGGAGGAGACGCCCGAGGACCGGGAGATCCGCAGGAGGGTGGAGGAGAAGAG GGAGGTGACCGTGCGCTGGGCGCTGCCCGCGGGAGAAGCCGCGCCGGGAGCCGCCCCggagcccctgccctgctccaggttCGTCGTCGCCGTGGGACACAACGCCGCGG cttttctgtcatcttttatTCTGGATTCTGTATGTTGGGAAATAGTTGGAGCTGTGAAACTGTGGAATGAATGGTGTCGAACATCCAATACAACAAACGTCCTCCCAACAGATTCTTTCTGCCTGTTCTATCGATTAATATCAGATCCAACA gtTTTGTTGTGTCAGTGTAGTTGCTATGTTGCTGAGGATCAACAGTTCCAGTGGCTTGAAAAG gtttttgGCCATATACGAAAGGAAGGCTTGCAAGTAACCATTCTTTCAACGTGTCCTGTAGCTGATTATAAAACTCAGGAATCCACTTTAACACTTCCATCTCCATTTCTGAAAGCCCTGAAGACGAAAGAATTCAAAGAGCAGGTCTGCTGCCCACTGCTGGAACAACCAAACATAGTGCGAGATCTTCCTGCTGCTG TTCTGAGTTACTGTCAAGTATGGCATATTCCTGCAGTATTGTATCAGTGTTACACTGATGTCATCAAACTGGACACGGTTACAATTGAAGCGTTCAAGCCTCTGCTTTCTTGTGAAACCCTGAAGAATTTAGTCAAG GATGTATCTGAAAGCACAAAGAGTTTGAAGAAGTTACTGACAACCAACGAAACTCACAATAACATCTATATTTAA